Proteins from a single region of Pseudomonas sp. 10S4:
- the hemB gene encoding porphobilinogen synthase, with the protein MSSQFPEARPRRLRRNASLRSLFQETEFSLNDLVLPIFVEEEIDDFVPIKSMPGVMRIPESKLAGEIERYARAGIKSVMTFGVSHHLDSSGSDTWNDNGLVSRMSRIAKDAVPEMIVMSDTCFCEYTDHGHCGVVHNHEVDNDKTLINLGKQAVAAARAGADVIAPSAAMDGQVRAIRRALDEAGFTQTAIMAYSTKFASALYGPFREAGGSALKGDRKSYQMNPMNRREAVRESLLDEQEGADALMVKPAGAYLDIIRDIREVSRLPLSAYQVSGEYAMIKFAAQAGAIDEDRVVRESLGAIKRAGADLIFTYFAMDLALAGI; encoded by the coding sequence ATGTCCAGCCAGTTCCCCGAAGCTCGTCCACGCCGTCTGCGCCGCAATGCGAGCCTGCGCAGTCTGTTCCAGGAAACCGAGTTCAGCCTGAACGATCTGGTGCTGCCGATTTTTGTTGAAGAAGAAATCGACGATTTCGTCCCGATCAAAAGCATGCCCGGTGTGATGCGCATTCCGGAGTCGAAACTGGCCGGGGAGATCGAGCGCTATGCCCGTGCCGGGATCAAATCGGTGATGACCTTCGGCGTGTCCCATCACCTGGACAGCAGTGGCAGCGACACCTGGAACGACAACGGCCTGGTGTCGCGGATGTCGCGTATCGCCAAGGACGCCGTGCCGGAAATGATCGTGATGTCCGACACCTGCTTCTGTGAATACACCGACCACGGCCACTGCGGCGTGGTGCACAACCATGAAGTCGACAACGACAAGACCCTGATCAATCTCGGCAAACAAGCCGTGGCGGCGGCCCGGGCCGGCGCGGACGTGATCGCTCCGTCGGCGGCCATGGACGGCCAGGTCCGGGCCATTCGCCGGGCGCTGGACGAGGCCGGTTTCACCCAGACCGCGATCATGGCGTATTCGACCAAGTTCGCTTCGGCACTCTACGGCCCGTTCCGTGAGGCCGGCGGCAGCGCTTTGAAAGGCGACCGCAAAAGCTACCAGATGAACCCGATGAACCGCCGCGAAGCCGTGCGCGAATCGCTGCTGGACGAACAGGAAGGCGCCGATGCGCTGATGGTCAAACCGGCCGGCGCGTACCTGGACATCATCCGCGACATCCGCGAAGTCTCGCGTCTGCCGCTGTCGGCGTACCAGGTAAGTGGTGAGTACGCGATGATCAAGTTCGCCGCCCAGGCCGGAGCGATTGATGAAGACCGCGTGGTGCGCGAAAGCCTTGGGGCGATCAAGCGGGCGGGGGCGGATTTGATCTTCACCTACTTCGCGATGGATCTGGCCTTGGCCGGGATCTAA